AGACATTGCTCATAAGCGGATTCTAATCGGCCAGGCCCTAAATTCCGATGAACCTCCATTGCACAGCCTATGACTCTATTTGATAATTCGTCAAATTCCAAATTCTTCGTGTCCTTCGCGAACTTTTTGGTTGAATACGTACTCGAAAAGTAAATAATTTTAGATTATTTTATCGCTCAATTCATCACTCTGAATTTGCCAACGATCTGTTTTACACAACCAGGGCTT
This window of the bacterium genome carries:
- a CDS encoding GxxExxY protein; this translates as MEFDELSNRVIGCAMEVHRNLGPGRLESAYEQCL